From one Rhodoferax sp. PAMC 29310 genomic stretch:
- a CDS encoding LysE family translocator, translating to MTPDLLLAASLFALVSSITPGPNNTMILASGVNFGLRRSLRHLAGICLGFGFMLVMVGLGLHQVLETYPAVLATLRWLGATYLVWLAYKLATAAPPHPDAASTAQPMGFWAAAAFQWVNPKAWVMAMTAMSTYLPGDAVALQVLLLAGLFVLINAPCVTCWAAFGSSMRQLLQDHFRLRVFNMTMAAALVGSLYPLLKP from the coding sequence ATGACCCCCGACCTGCTTCTGGCCGCCAGCCTGTTCGCACTGGTGAGTTCCATCACGCCGGGGCCGAACAACACCATGATTCTGGCCTCAGGTGTCAACTTTGGCCTGCGCCGCTCGCTGCGCCATCTGGCGGGTATCTGCCTGGGGTTTGGCTTCATGCTGGTCATGGTGGGGCTGGGTTTGCATCAGGTGCTGGAAACCTATCCCGCTGTGCTGGCCACCCTGCGCTGGTTGGGTGCCACCTATCTGGTGTGGCTGGCTTACAAGCTGGCCACTGCCGCCCCGCCCCATCCTGACGCGGCATCGACCGCCCAGCCCATGGGCTTTTGGGCGGCTGCCGCGTTCCAGTGGGTCAACCCCAAAGCCTGGGTCATGGCCATGACCGCCATGAGCACCTACCTGCCAGGCGACGCCGTGGCACTGCAGGTGTTGCTACTGGCCGGCTTGTTTGTGCTGATCAACGCGCCCTGCGTCACCTGCTGGGCCGCCTTTGGCAGCAGCATGCGCCAGCTTCTGCAGGACCACTTTCGCCTACGGGTCTTCAATATGACCATGGCCGCCGCATTGGTGGGGTCGCTCTACCCACTGCTGAAGCCTTGA
- a CDS encoding DMT family transporter, protein MSHSPEDTRKGLWLGLLGVAIFAVTLPMTRLATGTTDAPQLSPWFVTFGRATLAGALSIAFLLLTRSRWPAGHERLPLALATLGNAIGFPLFLGFALRQVTSGHAAVVLALLPLATAAMAAWVMHQRAKLGFWVSAGVGALLVAGFSIFRAQQIHGSGSLGLEWADLLLVGAVLCASLGYVYGAKVTPSLGAERVICWVCVFGLPITLPGALLTWPDQPVNTSAWLALGYVGVFSMWAGFFAWFRGLALGGAMKVSQVQLMQPFFSILAAVPLLGESLNMVTVGFALAVGTTVFVGKRYATTPAVPQSPQPSTKGAA, encoded by the coding sequence ATGAGCCACAGCCCAGAAGACACCCGCAAAGGCCTCTGGCTGGGCCTGCTGGGGGTGGCCATTTTTGCCGTCACCCTGCCTATGACCCGGCTGGCCACAGGCACCACCGACGCACCGCAACTCTCCCCCTGGTTTGTCACCTTTGGCCGGGCGACACTGGCCGGGGCCTTGTCGATCGCGTTTTTGCTTTTGACCCGATCACGCTGGCCCGCTGGCCATGAGCGCCTGCCGCTCGCTTTGGCGACGCTGGGCAATGCCATTGGATTTCCGCTGTTTCTGGGTTTTGCGCTGCGCCAAGTCACCTCCGGCCACGCGGCTGTGGTGCTGGCCTTGCTGCCGCTGGCCACGGCGGCCATGGCGGCTTGGGTGATGCACCAACGGGCCAAGCTGGGATTTTGGGTCAGCGCCGGGGTGGGCGCGTTGCTGGTCGCCGGGTTTTCGATATTTCGCGCCCAGCAAATCCACGGCAGTGGCAGCCTGGGCCTAGAGTGGGCCGACCTGTTGCTGGTGGGCGCCGTGCTGTGCGCCTCGTTGGGCTATGTCTATGGCGCCAAGGTCACGCCCTCGCTCGGCGCTGAGCGTGTAATTTGCTGGGTGTGCGTGTTTGGGCTGCCCATCACCCTGCCCGGCGCTTTGCTCACTTGGCCTGATCAGCCCGTAAACACCTCCGCCTGGCTGGCGCTGGGTTATGTGGGCGTGTTTTCCATGTGGGCCGGTTTTTTTGCCTGGTTTCGCGGGCTGGCGCTGGGCGGTGCCATGAAAGTCAGCCAGGTGCAGCTGATGCAGCCATTTTTCAGCATCCTGGCCGCCGTGCCGCTGCTGGGTGAGTCGCTGAACATGGTCACTGTGGGCTTTGCGTTGGCCGTGGGCACCACTGTGTTTGTGGGAAAACGCTACGCCACCACCCCTGCGGTCCCCCAATCGCCTCAGCCCTCGACCAAGGGGGCGGCATGA
- a CDS encoding aspartate/glutamate racemase family protein gives MKTIGLIGGMSWESTVPYYREINEAVKHSLGGLHSAKIILYSLDFHEIERLQHAGDWAAAGALLAGVAQSLERAGAEGLVLCTNTMHKVAPAIKAAVQIPLLHIADPTAQAIQRAGHTTVGLLGTRFTMEQDFYLQRLERDHGLTVLTPRAEDRALVHQIIYEELCLGQVKPASRDTYLRIIDTLREQGAQAIILGCTEIGLLIEPQHCALPLFDTTRLHAQSAAAWALSPPPTENTP, from the coding sequence ATGAAAACCATTGGCCTGATTGGCGGCATGAGCTGGGAAAGCACCGTGCCCTACTACCGCGAGATCAACGAGGCGGTGAAGCATTCTTTGGGCGGCCTGCACTCGGCCAAGATCATTTTGTACAGCTTGGATTTCCATGAGATCGAGCGCCTGCAGCACGCGGGCGACTGGGCCGCTGCCGGCGCCCTGCTGGCTGGCGTCGCCCAATCGCTGGAGCGCGCCGGGGCCGAGGGTTTGGTGCTGTGTACCAACACCATGCATAAAGTCGCCCCGGCGATCAAGGCTGCCGTGCAGATTCCCTTGCTGCACATTGCCGACCCCACAGCGCAGGCCATTCAGCGCGCCGGGCACACCACGGTGGGCTTGCTGGGCACCCGCTTCACCATGGAGCAGGACTTTTACCTCCAGCGTTTGGAACGAGACCATGGCTTGACCGTGTTGACGCCGAGGGCCGAAGACAGGGCGCTGGTGCACCAGATCATTTACGAAGAACTCTGCCTGGGCCAAGTCAAGCCGGCTTCGCGGGACACCTACCTTCGAATCATTGACACCCTGCGCGAGCAAGGCGCGCAAGCCATCATCCTGGGTTGCACCGAAATTGGCCTTCTCATTGAGCCGCAGCACTGCGCACTGCCCCTGTTTGACACCACCCGCCTGCATGCCCAAAGCGCCGCCGCTTGGGCATTGAGCCCACCACCGACCGAGAACACGCCATGA
- a CDS encoding LysE family translocator — protein sequence MNPVELSALLVLATAASFTPGPNTTLSTALAANLGFKKSLRFVLSVPVGWGLLLSACAGGVGAIVVAAPWLKLGIQMLGVGYLLWLALKLARSSQLAQADASQLKVTFWQGVVLQFLNIKAWMLALTIVAGWLAGRPDAASRFTLILPLMMAFGLVSNLAYALMGSLLRDWLSGPNHTAQRLRWFNRTMAAVLTVTAGWMATF from the coding sequence ATGAACCCGGTTGAACTTAGCGCCCTGCTGGTGCTGGCCACGGCCGCCAGCTTCACGCCCGGCCCCAACACCACCTTGTCCACCGCGCTGGCAGCCAACTTGGGCTTCAAAAAGTCCTTGCGCTTTGTGCTGTCGGTGCCGGTGGGCTGGGGGCTGCTGCTCAGCGCCTGCGCAGGCGGCGTGGGCGCCATCGTGGTGGCCGCACCCTGGCTGAAGTTGGGCATCCAGATGCTTGGGGTGGGCTACTTGCTGTGGCTGGCGCTCAAGCTGGCGCGCTCCAGCCAACTGGCTCAGGCAGATGCTTCGCAACTCAAGGTCACGTTTTGGCAGGGCGTGGTGCTGCAATTTCTCAACATCAAGGCCTGGATGCTGGCGCTCACCATCGTGGCCGGCTGGCTGGCCGGCCGCCCGGATGCGGCCAGCCGCTTCACCCTGATCCTGCCGCTGATGATGGCCTTTGGCTTGGTCAGCAACCTGGCGTATGCGCTGATGGGCTCCTTGCTGCGCGACTGGCTGAGCGGCCCCAACCACACCGCCCAGCGCCTGCGCTGGTTCAACCGCACCATGGCCGCCGTGCTGACGGTGACCGCGGGCTGGATGGCCACCTTCTAA
- a CDS encoding PLP-dependent aminotransferase family protein, with translation MLMKTASQSLTQQLADRVAERIRTGLLVPGARLPSVRQCALQQEVSPSTVVAAYDQLLAQGLVEAQKNRGFYVRKQTVASVNKAQAAIETGASPRGAIPGARDFLAQHVPVNATALIRGMFNPGGKPQPGMGVFPADWLETTFMATAVRKVTNARSLQALSLQYGEPAGDMGLRQSLAQKLATLSVPASASQIITTVGATHALDIVSRTLLQACDHVMVEEPGWAIEFARLAALGMRILPVPRGPDGPDLSVMARYCELHSPKLFVSVSVLHNPTGYCLSPGSAHRVLQLAHAKDFHIVEDDTYSHLAPDHATRLCALDGLQRTIYVSGFAKILAPGWRVGYLAAPPDLFERFLDTKLLATLTTPALLEKALAWCIDQGQLRRHAERIRTRLNLARARSVKLALAAGCQFAAPPTGLFGWVDTGVDTDWLAQRMLDEGYLLAPGALFHATRQPGTLMRINFTTTQDAQFWQVFSRIRALA, from the coding sequence ATGCTGATGAAAACCGCGTCGCAATCCTTGACCCAGCAACTGGCCGATCGGGTGGCTGAGCGCATTCGCACCGGTTTGCTGGTGCCGGGGGCACGTTTGCCGTCGGTGCGCCAATGCGCGCTACAGCAAGAAGTCAGCCCCTCGACGGTGGTGGCAGCCTACGACCAGTTGCTGGCCCAGGGGCTGGTGGAAGCGCAGAAAAATCGCGGATTTTATGTAAGAAAACAGACTGTAGCCTCCGTAAATAAAGCGCAAGCAGCTATTGAAACAGGAGCGAGCCCGCGAGGGGCCATTCCAGGCGCTAGGGACTTTCTCGCACAACATGTGCCGGTGAACGCAACCGCCTTGATTCGTGGCATGTTCAATCCTGGTGGCAAACCGCAACCCGGCATGGGCGTGTTCCCGGCGGACTGGCTGGAGACCACCTTCATGGCCACAGCGGTTCGCAAGGTGACCAACGCAAGATCGTTGCAGGCGCTTTCCCTGCAATACGGCGAGCCGGCAGGCGACATGGGTTTGCGCCAGTCCTTGGCGCAAAAATTGGCTACATTGAGTGTGCCCGCCAGCGCCTCCCAAATCATCACCACAGTGGGCGCCACCCATGCGCTGGACATTGTGAGTCGCACCCTGTTGCAGGCGTGTGACCATGTCATGGTGGAGGAACCCGGCTGGGCGATTGAATTTGCGCGTCTGGCGGCCCTTGGTATGCGCATTTTGCCGGTGCCACGGGGGCCGGACGGGCCGGACTTGAGTGTCATGGCCCGCTACTGTGAGCTGCACAGCCCCAAGCTGTTTGTGAGCGTGAGTGTGTTGCACAACCCCACTGGCTATTGCCTGTCACCGGGAAGCGCCCACCGGGTGCTGCAATTGGCGCACGCGAAAGATTTTCATATCGTCGAGGACGACACCTACAGTCACCTGGCCCCTGACCACGCCACCCGCTTGTGTGCGCTGGACGGCCTGCAGCGCACGATTTATGTCAGTGGCTTTGCCAAAATTCTGGCACCCGGCTGGCGGGTGGGCTATTTGGCTGCCCCGCCAGATTTGTTCGAGCGTTTTCTGGACACCAAATTGCTGGCCACACTCACCACCCCGGCGCTGCTGGAAAAGGCACTGGCCTGGTGTATTGACCAAGGGCAGTTGCGCCGCCACGCCGAGCGTATTCGCACGCGGCTCAATTTGGCACGGGCTCGCAGTGTGAAGCTGGCCTTGGCCGCGGGTTGTCAGTTTGCTGCGCCGCCGACTGGCCTGTTTGGCTGGGTGGACACAGGGGTGGACACCGACTGGCTGGCCCAGCGCATGCTGGACGAGGGCTATTTGCTGGCGCCCGGCGCCTTGTTCCACGCGACCCGCCAACCCGGCACGCTGATGCGCATCAACTTCACCACCACGCAGGATGCGCAGTTCTGGCAGGTGTTCTCCCGCATTCGCGCGCTGGCTTGA
- a CDS encoding nitronate monooxygenase family protein — MNRVLAHTGATYPILQAPMGWIARTQLASAVSRAGGLGIIETSSGETVNCQAEITKMKALGLPFGVNLPIRFLKDDAMLTFVCNSGVKFVTTSAGSPAKFIKPLQDAGIVVYHAVPTVDAAMKCVDAGIDGLVVEGAEGGGFKNPEEVSTLVLLQAIRARTSVPLIAAGGICDGRGMAAAFAVGAEAVQMGTRFVSCTESPVHDNYKNAIVQAKETGTLVLNKKSSPCIRSLKSARTQSIYEEGVMPSDALQGILGVYFGGDMEAAPALAGQTVGLIDSVKTAKEIIDETVAEFFAITARLGALAQARSFG; from the coding sequence ATGAACCGCGTACTCGCCCATACCGGGGCCACTTACCCTATTCTTCAAGCCCCTATGGGCTGGATTGCTCGCACGCAATTGGCTTCGGCCGTGTCGCGCGCTGGGGGCCTGGGCATCATCGAAACCTCATCGGGTGAGACGGTCAATTGCCAGGCCGAAATCACCAAAATGAAGGCACTGGGTTTGCCCTTTGGCGTGAATCTGCCCATTCGGTTTTTGAAAGACGACGCCATGCTCACGTTTGTGTGCAACTCTGGCGTGAAATTTGTCACCACCTCGGCCGGTAGTCCGGCCAAGTTCATCAAGCCCTTGCAAGACGCGGGCATCGTGGTCTACCACGCCGTACCCACGGTCGACGCGGCCATGAAATGTGTGGACGCGGGTATCGATGGTCTGGTGGTGGAAGGCGCCGAGGGAGGTGGCTTCAAAAACCCTGAAGAAGTGTCCACTCTGGTGCTGCTGCAAGCCATTCGCGCGCGCACCAGCGTGCCGTTGATTGCAGCAGGCGGCATCTGCGATGGCCGTGGCATGGCAGCCGCGTTTGCGGTGGGTGCCGAGGCCGTTCAAATGGGCACGCGCTTTGTGAGCTGCACCGAGAGCCCCGTGCATGACAACTACAAAAACGCCATCGTGCAAGCCAAAGAAACGGGCACATTGGTGCTCAATAAAAAATCGTCGCCTTGCATACGCTCGCTCAAATCGGCACGCACCCAAAGCATCTATGAAGAAGGGGTGATGCCCTCCGATGCGTTGCAAGGCATTTTGGGCGTGTACTTTGGCGGCGATATGGAAGCCGCGCCCGCACTGGCAGGGCAAACCGTGGGCTTGATTGATTCGGTCAAAACGGCCAAAGAAATCATTGATGAAACCGTGGCCGAATTCTTTGCAATCACAGCACGGCTGGGTGCGTTGGCGCAGGCGCGGTCGTTTGGGTAG
- a CDS encoding HDOD domain-containing protein, which produces MSNAALGQVALGYQLIWNALRQVAGVQLFLAAEEGKRIDTPQLLQSIGEALSDQAPQLLLSPASPELLGELLTHAKATGPWIAVQDTHLLDASLIERLFQAHQRGVPLVWRGEPGTWPSTALAACFARPMVTLTPEEALTGLRASLRRHNGEAGGSARHLDSPVVPGYLYESVASRALVEHCLDEQDAWGVAGWPVEDVLHSYRNQQMQPGQRAIAAMVQAIHADDSVERIEQLLSEEPTLAYRFLRYANSAAVGLRTEIESLRHGLMVLGLSKLRSWLLTQLPRGTSDLNLQPPRTALVMRASLMEQLMDAGESENLRREVYLCGLMSQIDLMLGEPLVQALGRLPLSSRISSAILDQKGPYLPYLEVATALESPPGAETRTLCARHQMDLEGVNLALLRTLGHARLRPAKGLLLV; this is translated from the coding sequence ATGAGCAACGCTGCGCTGGGCCAAGTGGCACTGGGTTACCAGCTGATCTGGAACGCGCTGCGCCAGGTGGCCGGTGTTCAACTGTTTTTGGCCGCAGAAGAAGGCAAACGGATCGATACGCCGCAGCTGCTTCAGTCCATTGGCGAGGCCTTGTCGGACCAAGCGCCCCAACTACTTCTCTCGCCCGCCTCCCCCGAGTTGTTGGGTGAATTACTCACCCACGCCAAGGCGACAGGCCCCTGGATTGCAGTGCAAGACACTCATCTGCTCGACGCCAGTTTGATTGAGCGCCTGTTTCAGGCCCACCAACGCGGCGTGCCATTGGTGTGGCGGGGTGAACCGGGCACCTGGCCGAGCACGGCCTTGGCGGCCTGCTTTGCCCGCCCCATGGTGACCCTGACCCCTGAAGAAGCACTGACCGGTTTGCGGGCCTCGCTGCGCCGGCACAACGGTGAAGCCGGTGGCTCAGCCCGCCACCTGGACAGCCCGGTGGTGCCAGGGTATTTGTATGAATCCGTGGCTAGCCGGGCGCTGGTGGAACACTGCCTGGACGAGCAAGACGCCTGGGGCGTGGCCGGTTGGCCGGTCGAGGATGTGCTGCACAGCTATCGCAACCAGCAGATGCAACCCGGCCAACGCGCCATTGCCGCCATGGTGCAGGCCATCCATGCTGATGATTCCGTCGAGCGTATTGAGCAGCTGCTGAGCGAGGAACCCACGCTGGCCTACCGTTTTTTGCGCTACGCCAACTCAGCAGCGGTGGGTCTGCGCACAGAGATCGAGTCATTGCGCCACGGACTGATGGTGCTGGGCCTGAGCAAACTGCGGTCCTGGCTGCTCACACAGTTGCCGCGGGGTACCAGCGACCTGAACCTGCAGCCCCCGCGCACGGCGCTGGTCATGCGTGCCAGCCTGATGGAGCAGCTGATGGACGCCGGCGAGAGCGAGAACCTGCGCCGCGAGGTTTACCTCTGCGGACTGATGTCCCAAATCGACCTGATGCTGGGCGAGCCACTGGTACAGGCGCTAGGGCGTCTGCCCCTGTCCAGCCGCATCAGCTCGGCCATCCTGGACCAAAAAGGCCCGTATCTGCCCTATCTGGAGGTCGCCACCGCGCTGGAGTCGCCTCCCGGCGCGGAGACCCGCACCTTGTGTGCGCGCCACCAAATGGACCTGGAAGGTGTCAACCTCGCCTTGTTGCGCACGCTGGGTCACGCCCGGTTGCGCCCGGCCAAAGGCTTGTTGCTGGTCTGA
- the flgL gene encoding flagellar hook-associated protein FlgL, giving the protein MSVNSFSRTGSANTYDNAQRNLMTRQGNLASAQENLTSGKRVVRASDDPTSAAQAERALNRIGRIATDQRALEAQRTSIVQAESALGDVTEALQRFRELLVSAGNGSFGDSERKMVAVELTGLRDQVLALSNRTDTNGQPLFGALGSAVKPFVGPNVGTPDYTFNGLPGQSRSSEVGIAFSLDGDSAFMLQGARDAAYNVTVTPGTSPLRSEGITVTNPALINNNTYTISNIVVTPDPSPATTSTATYDLSAPPAAATSIAVPSYATGAMPVTGIPGLSLTITGTPGAGESITVKPSPSIFSVMDEAIRDIGGATSSGGASQAISQGLKNLDIGMNRISAVRGQAGELLNRADRISDNQGKRSIQMEVERSRAEDLEMIKGISDFQNQQTGYQAALQSYAQIQKLSLFNYIG; this is encoded by the coding sequence ATGTCAGTTAATTCATTTTCCCGGACCGGGTCAGCCAACACCTACGACAACGCCCAGCGCAACCTCATGACGCGTCAGGGCAATCTCGCCAGCGCGCAGGAAAACCTCACCTCTGGCAAGCGTGTGGTTCGAGCCAGCGACGACCCCACCAGTGCCGCCCAGGCCGAGCGGGCGTTGAACCGCATCGGCCGCATTGCCACCGACCAGCGCGCGCTCGAGGCGCAACGCACCTCCATCGTCCAAGCCGAGAGTGCACTGGGCGATGTAACCGAGGCGCTACAACGTTTTCGGGAACTGCTGGTGAGCGCCGGCAACGGTAGTTTCGGCGACAGTGAACGCAAAATGGTTGCGGTGGAGCTGACGGGGTTGCGGGATCAAGTCCTGGCCCTGTCCAACCGAACCGACACCAACGGTCAACCCCTGTTCGGCGCCTTGGGCAGCGCGGTCAAACCATTTGTCGGCCCCAATGTGGGTACGCCTGACTACACCTTCAACGGCCTGCCCGGCCAGAGCCGGAGTAGCGAGGTTGGTATCGCGTTTTCTCTAGACGGCGACAGTGCCTTCATGCTGCAAGGCGCACGTGATGCGGCCTACAACGTCACCGTCACCCCAGGCACCTCTCCTCTGCGCTCCGAGGGAATCACTGTGACCAACCCGGCCCTGATCAACAACAACACGTACACCATCAGCAACATCGTCGTCACGCCTGATCCCAGCCCCGCCACGACCAGCACGGCCACCTACGACCTATCAGCTCCACCGGCCGCGGCCACTTCCATAGCGGTTCCCAGCTATGCCACGGGCGCCATGCCTGTGACCGGAATTCCGGGCCTAAGCCTGACAATCACGGGTACGCCAGGTGCGGGTGAATCCATCACCGTTAAACCCAGCCCCAGCATTTTCAGCGTGATGGACGAGGCGATTCGGGACATTGGCGGCGCCACGTCCAGCGGCGGGGCAAGCCAGGCCATCAGCCAGGGGCTGAAGAACCTGGACATCGGCATGAACCGCATCTCGGCAGTGCGCGGCCAGGCCGGCGAGTTGCTCAACCGGGCCGACCGAATCAGCGACAACCAGGGCAAGCGCTCCATCCAGATGGAGGTCGAACGTTCCCGTGCCGAGGACCTGGAGATGATTAAAGGGATCTCCGACTTCCAGAACCAGCAGACGGGCTATCAGGCGGCCCTACAGTCTTACGCGCAGATTCAAAAGCTGTCGCTGTTCAATTACATCGGCTAA
- the flgK gene encoding flagellar hook-associated protein FlgK, whose amino-acid sequence MSGLLNVGMRALQANQVALQTAGHNIANVNTPGYSRQSVILQTVQGTQGPGGYVGQGVTVQTIQRNFSEFLSTQATMAGATQSADVTRADKLKQLENLFPGGSTGLGASINDMLNAFSDVASAPTDLTARTVVLTRVDETAARIRTTAQNLDDLQLGISQELGQKANVINTLAVSISQVNEKIIRAQGAGRPPNDLLDQRDQLVRDLNQYVQTTSLAASDGSMSIFIGGSQPLVLGTMAATVSIVKDDYGDPLKSKLAVSRNGFSVTLDENTLGGGSVSGLLRFQNTDLVEGRNLLGRMTLAVTSSINDQHALGLDLDGNPGGNLFTPIAFGAKNVLSPTAPATLNLGTAALTLSINDVTQFSASDYEVNFVTASTGSITRRSDGMVTAFPQTPATVAPVLATLDGLSISMPSGTPVAGDRFLIKPFSTSASSVSREFASPRALAVASPVVASAGSANSGSLVVDSLIARSAAAPTSITLTFDGLGSYTRSDTGTATYPFTTGVPIESAPVTPSWSITLKGVPQAGDTIAIGPQPANFRNLNASNANAMMSLRDLAMFDGAALTDGYAGLIAQIGVRGQGATFAAEVSTTIATNLERDRTSVAGVNLDEEAAKLLQFQQAYQASAKMIQIAQGIFDTLIQSLGR is encoded by the coding sequence ATGAGCGGCCTTCTCAATGTAGGCATGCGCGCACTGCAGGCCAATCAGGTCGCACTGCAAACCGCTGGCCACAACATTGCGAACGTCAACACGCCTGGCTACTCACGCCAGTCGGTGATTCTGCAAACCGTCCAAGGTACCCAAGGACCTGGCGGCTATGTTGGCCAAGGCGTCACGGTACAAACCATCCAACGCAACTTCAGTGAGTTTCTGAGCACGCAGGCCACGATGGCGGGCGCCACCCAGTCTGCTGACGTGACCCGTGCCGACAAACTTAAGCAGCTCGAGAACCTTTTTCCTGGTGGAAGCACCGGACTGGGCGCGTCTATCAATGACATGCTCAACGCATTCTCTGATGTTGCAAGTGCCCCCACCGACCTCACCGCACGGACAGTGGTTCTGACTCGGGTAGACGAAACGGCCGCGCGAATTCGCACAACAGCCCAAAACCTGGACGATCTTCAGCTTGGAATATCCCAAGAGCTGGGTCAAAAAGCTAACGTCATCAACACTTTGGCTGTGAGCATCAGTCAGGTCAATGAAAAAATCATTCGAGCCCAAGGAGCTGGCCGACCCCCAAATGATCTTTTGGACCAACGGGATCAGCTGGTTCGAGATCTCAATCAGTACGTTCAAACAACCTCGCTGGCGGCGTCAGACGGCTCGATGAGTATCTTCATTGGTGGCAGCCAGCCGCTGGTCTTGGGCACTATGGCGGCCACCGTGTCGATTGTGAAAGACGACTATGGTGATCCACTGAAAAGTAAGCTTGCTGTTTCCCGAAACGGATTTTCCGTCACGCTGGACGAAAACACTTTGGGCGGTGGTTCGGTTTCCGGATTGCTTCGGTTTCAGAATACCGACTTGGTCGAAGGGCGAAATTTACTGGGGAGAATGACACTGGCAGTCACGTCCAGCATTAATGACCAGCACGCGCTGGGACTCGACCTGGATGGCAACCCAGGCGGCAACCTGTTTACGCCGATTGCGTTCGGCGCAAAGAATGTGCTGTCCCCCACCGCGCCTGCCACACTCAACTTGGGGACGGCCGCCCTCACGCTGTCGATCAACGACGTCACGCAATTTTCGGCCTCTGACTACGAGGTCAATTTTGTGACTGCGTCGACTGGCAGCATCACGCGTCGCTCCGACGGGATGGTGACCGCATTTCCTCAAACACCTGCGACGGTTGCACCCGTTTTGGCCACACTGGATGGATTGAGCATTTCCATGCCCTCGGGTACGCCGGTGGCAGGAGACCGCTTTCTAATTAAACCCTTCAGCACCTCTGCCAGCAGCGTGAGTCGTGAGTTTGCATCCCCCCGGGCGCTTGCAGTGGCCAGTCCAGTCGTGGCCAGCGCCGGCAGCGCCAACAGTGGCTCGCTCGTGGTTGATAGTTTGATCGCCCGGTCGGCTGCCGCACCAACGTCGATCACACTCACGTTTGATGGCCTCGGAAGTTACACGCGCTCGGATACAGGTACAGCGACCTACCCGTTCACAACCGGTGTACCCATTGAATCTGCGCCAGTCACGCCTAGCTGGTCTATCACTCTCAAAGGTGTTCCTCAAGCTGGCGACACCATCGCGATAGGTCCGCAGCCCGCCAATTTTCGCAACCTCAACGCCAGCAACGCCAATGCCATGATGAGTTTGCGCGATCTTGCAATGTTCGACGGCGCCGCTTTGACCGATGGTTATGCAGGCCTGATCGCCCAGATCGGCGTTAGAGGCCAAGGGGCTACTTTCGCCGCCGAGGTGTCCACCACTATCGCTACCAACCTAGAGCGAGATCGCACCTCGGTCGCTGGGGTTAACTTGGACGAAGAGGCGGCCAAATTGCTACAGTTTCAACAGGCTTACCAAGCCTCAGCCAAGATGATCCAGATCGCACAAGGCATTTTCGACACCCTGATTCAAAGCTTGGGCCGCTAA
- the flgJ gene encoding flagellar assembly peptidoglycan hydrolase FlgJ: protein MVYGQLPSTSNALAVDARSLNSLKLQAGKNTPDAIKETAKQFESLFMRELLKSMREATMKSGMTDNAGSDMGTDMLDQQFAVQMSGQAGGLSDLIAQQLSRQMGGATLDPSALVNGPLRPLSARTQASSVAAYAANANAEPIRTTPTQSNFVQQHADAAARVEQTSGLPSGFMLGQAGHETGWGRHEIKHANGAPSFNLFGIKATGGWNGKVAEITTTEYVNGVAQKTVAKFRAYDSYEGSFKDYARLITQSPRYAEVSQQTDSAHAFASGLQKAGYATDPDYAAKLSRAINSTLRLQQQHAQASQGSA, encoded by the coding sequence ATGGTCTACGGTCAGCTGCCCTCCACCTCCAACGCGCTGGCGGTTGACGCCCGGTCGCTCAACAGCTTGAAGCTGCAAGCGGGCAAAAATACGCCCGATGCGATCAAGGAAACCGCCAAACAATTTGAGTCCCTCTTCATGCGGGAGCTGCTCAAAAGCATGCGGGAAGCCACCATGAAATCAGGCATGACCGACAACGCCGGCAGCGACATGGGCACCGACATGTTGGACCAGCAATTTGCTGTTCAGATGTCCGGCCAGGCCGGTGGCCTGTCGGACTTGATTGCGCAGCAACTCTCCCGGCAAATGGGCGGTGCGACGCTGGACCCCAGCGCGCTGGTCAACGGCCCGCTGCGCCCCTTGAGCGCGCGCACCCAAGCGTCTTCGGTTGCAGCCTACGCCGCCAACGCCAATGCCGAGCCCATTCGAACCACCCCGACCCAAAGCAACTTCGTCCAGCAACATGCCGATGCAGCAGCCCGTGTGGAGCAAACCAGCGGTCTGCCGTCAGGATTCATGCTGGGACAGGCCGGCCACGAAACAGGCTGGGGCCGACACGAAATCAAACATGCCAACGGCGCGCCTTCGTTCAACCTGTTTGGCATCAAGGCCACGGGTGGCTGGAACGGCAAAGTCGCCGAAATCACGACCACCGAGTATGTGAACGGCGTCGCCCAGAAAACCGTGGCCAAGTTTCGCGCCTATGACTCCTACGAGGGCTCGTTCAAGGACTATGCCCGCCTGATTACTCAGTCGCCCCGCTACGCCGAGGTCAGCCAGCAAACTGACTCGGCCCACGCCTTCGCCAGCGGCTTGCAAAAAGCAGGCTACGCCACCGACCCGGACTACGCGGCCAAACTTAGCCGCGCCATCAACTCGACACTGCGCTTGCAGCAGCAACACGCTCAAGCGTCACAAGGTAGCGCATGA